In Tribolium castaneum strain GA2 unplaced genomic scaffold, icTriCast1.1 ptg000071l, whole genome shotgun sequence, the sequence AACCCCCTATGATAATATCGCAGGACATCATTGACGCCTTATCGGAGCCTTGGGTTGAGGTGGAAAACATTATCAATGGTAACGTTGAACATCCCCCTCAACCCAATTCACCGATTATTGAGGAAAATGATGTTCTGCCAGAGAGATTGGTGGTGGTAGAGAccgaaaataacatcattcgGTCACCACAACCTTCACCACCACCGTCACCCATAATATTATCACAGGGCGTCAATGACATGCAACAACCATCTGTCATTGACGCACTGGCAGAGCCGTGGGTTGAAGAGAGGAGGCAGGGTGAAGAGATGGATGTTGAAAATGACATCATTCAACCCTCTCAATTGTCACCCATTCTAGGGCAAACAAATAATAGGATTGAGAATAGGGTGGAGGGTGGAGACGATGACGACGACGATGACATCATTCCACCCACTCCCCCTCACTCACGATCAAGGAGGCGTCGGCGCCCTAGAAAG encodes:
- the LOC135267665 gene encoding uncharacterized protein LOC135267665 encodes the protein MVIPLSQPDSELSFSLPFTQYLAQHGIENDYSDDISLTLIDQFINEDEAVSNPVVDEGTCPINNSITDELNVFDNDMVVVEEPPISPSPPLPPQSPFVEPVFTRPVTPISPEAAPAVLTQPPMIISQDIIDALSEPWVEVENIINGNVEHPPQPNSPIIEENDVLPERLVVVETENNIIRSPQPSPPPSPIILSQGVNDMQQPSVIDALAEPWVEERRQGEEMDVENDIIQPSQLSPILGQTNNRIENRVEGGDDDDDDDIIPPTPPHSRSRRRRRPRKPRRRSRKSPLILIINNYNINININDVNINN